Proteins from a genomic interval of Rhizobium etli CFN 42:
- a CDS encoding FixH family protein encodes MRSEIMNKTSFSAGAMLLAGALIVGSATASYAAAQDYEFQPISTEVNQGQGSLVSVRLVDKRTGKPVPDAVIFTTRMDMAPEGMEMMTTPVEAAASTEPGVYAFKTDFTMAGGWRFKLAAKVQGEPDTVQGELVLKAAP; translated from the coding sequence ATGAGATCGGAAATCATGAACAAGACTTCCTTTTCAGCAGGAGCGATGCTCCTTGCCGGCGCGCTGATCGTCGGCTCCGCCACCGCGTCCTACGCAGCCGCGCAGGACTATGAATTTCAACCGATTTCGACCGAGGTCAACCAGGGCCAGGGATCGCTGGTCTCCGTCCGTTTGGTCGACAAGCGGACGGGCAAGCCCGTTCCCGATGCCGTCATCTTCACCACCCGCATGGACATGGCCCCCGAGGGCATGGAGATGATGACGACTCCCGTCGAGGCGGCGGCTTCGACGGAACCTGGCGTCTACGCCTTCAAGACGGACTTCACCATGGCCGGCGGCTGGCGCTTCAAGCTCGCCGCCAAGGTCCAGGGCGAGCCGGACACCGTCCAGGGCGAACTCGTCCTGAAGGCTGCTCCTTGA
- a CDS encoding LysR family transcriptional regulator ArgP has protein sequence MLDYPALRAVATVVQTGSFERAATVLNVTPSAVSQRVKQLEERLGVILIARGTPCTATEKGEWLCRHIENVGMLEAELFGQLPALVDPDEPRQRVTLQIATNADSLGTWFVEAISNFSKTSSYLLNVAVDDQDHTAEWLQRGRVIAAVTSLEKPIRGCRRFALGTLRYNATATPDFVARHFPDGVTSEAIRNAPALTFNQKDKLQSSWVRQTFGQDLDYPTHWLPAPQSFFEATLSGMGWGMNPTLLTRDHLASGRLIELVAETPLDVPLYWQINRLAADRLGELTREVVAVAMRRL, from the coding sequence ATGCTCGACTATCCCGCTCTTCGCGCCGTTGCAACCGTCGTCCAGACCGGCAGCTTCGAAAGGGCGGCGACCGTGTTGAACGTGACGCCTTCGGCGGTCTCGCAGCGGGTGAAGCAGCTCGAAGAACGCCTTGGCGTGATCCTGATCGCCAGAGGCACCCCCTGTACGGCGACCGAAAAAGGAGAATGGCTCTGCCGTCACATCGAGAATGTCGGCATGCTGGAGGCCGAGCTTTTCGGGCAGCTGCCGGCTCTCGTCGATCCCGACGAGCCACGCCAAAGGGTCACGCTTCAGATCGCGACCAACGCCGACAGCCTCGGCACATGGTTCGTGGAGGCCATCTCGAATTTCTCCAAAACTTCCTCCTATCTGTTGAATGTCGCCGTCGACGACCAGGATCACACCGCCGAATGGCTGCAGCGAGGACGGGTGATCGCAGCCGTCACCAGCCTGGAGAAGCCGATCCGGGGATGCCGGCGTTTCGCGCTTGGAACTCTCCGTTACAACGCCACCGCAACACCCGATTTCGTCGCCCGCCACTTCCCGGACGGCGTTACGTCGGAAGCGATCCGCAACGCTCCGGCCCTGACCTTCAATCAGAAGGACAAGCTCCAGAGCAGCTGGGTTAGGCAAACCTTTGGTCAAGATCTGGACTACCCCACACATTGGCTGCCCGCGCCACAAAGCTTCTTCGAGGCCACTCTTTCCGGCATGGGATGGGGAATGAACCCGACCCTGCTCACCCGCGATCATCTCGCATCGGGGCGGCTCATCGAACTTGTTGCCGAGACGCCACTGGACGTCCCGCTCTACTGGCAGATAAACCGCCTCGCCGCCGACCGCCTGGGGGAGTTGACGCGGGAAGTCGTCGCCGTGGCGATGCGCCGTCTTTAA
- a CDS encoding LysE/ArgO family amino acid transporter gives MNFSIYVTGLMIGLSLIVAIGAQNAFILRQGLRNEHVFAVCLTCALSDAVLIMLGVTSLQQIAGLLPWLNPVMRYGGAAFLAWYGVKSLYSALRSSAVLTAAEAETTSFSRTLATCLALTWLNPHVYLDTVVLLGSISTRYPGQQASFAAGAVTGSFLFFFVLGYGATWLRPIFSRPAYWRMLETLVAATMWFIAFKLIGGM, from the coding sequence ATGAATTTTTCAATTTACGTGACAGGTCTGATGATAGGCCTCAGCCTGATAGTCGCGATCGGCGCGCAGAACGCCTTCATCCTTCGCCAGGGCCTGCGCAATGAACATGTTTTCGCCGTCTGCCTCACCTGCGCCTTATCCGACGCCGTACTGATCATGCTCGGCGTGACCAGCCTCCAGCAGATCGCCGGATTGCTGCCCTGGCTCAATCCGGTCATGCGCTACGGGGGAGCCGCGTTTCTGGCCTGGTACGGAGTCAAGAGCCTCTATTCTGCCTTACGGTCGTCCGCTGTGCTCACAGCGGCGGAAGCCGAAACGACAAGCTTTTCCCGGACGCTTGCGACCTGCCTCGCACTGACCTGGCTCAATCCGCATGTCTATCTCGACACTGTCGTGCTGCTCGGCTCGATATCGACGCGCTATCCAGGACAGCAGGCTTCCTTTGCTGCAGGCGCCGTGACCGGCTCCTTCCTATTCTTCTTTGTGCTCGGATACGGCGCGACGTGGCTGCGGCCGATCTTCTCCAGGCCGGCCTACTGGCGGATGCTCGAGACGCTCGTCGCTGCGACGATGTGGTTTATAGCCTTCAAGCTAATAGGCGGGATGTAA
- a CDS encoding DUF2171 domain-containing protein, with amino-acid sequence MISADQIREHMEVRAADGTHVGTVDQLDGPTRIKLTKTDSEDGKHHLIPLDWVDHVDAHVHLSKNARDVRSQWATIN; translated from the coding sequence ATGATTTCCGCAGATCAGATCCGTGAACATATGGAAGTGCGGGCTGCCGACGGCACACACGTCGGAACGGTGGATCAGCTTGACGGTCCGACCCGCATCAAGCTGACGAAAACTGACTCGGAGGACGGCAAACATCATCTGATTCCACTCGATTGGGTCGATCACGTCGACGCCCATGTTCACCTGTCGAAGAATGCCCGGGATGTTCGCAGCCAGTGGGCCACCATCAATTGA
- a CDS encoding MgtC/SapB family protein gives MPSFLTDAMPLTPSWWEIALRIILTVIAGGLIGLDRERGGHAAGFRTTILVALAACLAMIQANLLLSTYGKTFSYFTQMDVLRFPLGVLTGVGFIGGGAILRRGDTMTGVTTAATMWFMTVVGLCFGGGQMLTGTAATAVAFIVLSPMKQLDLWLRCEQKATLVIHSSEAELPEPSEVLGPFGCAAQFVSFGQTSEGRPGVTFELRWMAKDRDASARAIFDALSQAYDVAGFSMLSTST, from the coding sequence ATGCCTTCATTCCTGACAGACGCGATGCCGCTGACGCCAAGCTGGTGGGAGATCGCCCTGCGGATCATACTGACGGTGATCGCGGGCGGACTGATTGGCCTCGATCGCGAGCGCGGCGGTCACGCGGCGGGCTTCAGGACCACGATCCTGGTGGCTCTTGCCGCCTGCCTGGCGATGATCCAGGCAAACCTCCTTCTATCGACCTACGGAAAGACCTTTAGTTATTTCACTCAGATGGACGTGCTGCGCTTTCCCCTGGGCGTGCTGACGGGCGTCGGCTTCATCGGCGGCGGCGCGATCCTGAGGCGTGGCGACACGATGACCGGCGTCACCACGGCCGCGACCATGTGGTTCATGACCGTCGTCGGTCTCTGCTTCGGCGGCGGCCAGATGCTGACCGGGACGGCAGCGACCGCGGTCGCCTTCATCGTCTTGTCGCCGATGAAGCAGCTGGATCTGTGGCTGCGTTGCGAACAGAAAGCAACACTCGTCATTCACAGCTCCGAAGCCGAGTTGCCGGAACCGTCGGAGGTGCTTGGACCGTTCGGTTGCGCTGCCCAATTCGTTTCTTTTGGGCAGACCAGCGAGGGCCGACCTGGCGTCACGTTCGAACTGCGATGGATGGCCAAGGACCGCGACGCCTCCGCCCGCGCGATTTTCGATGCCCTTTCACAGGCCTATGACGTCGCAGGATTTTCGATGCTTTCGACCTCGACATAG
- a CDS encoding DUF3008 family protein: MPAKSKAQQKAAGAALSAKRGETPKKELRGASKQMEESMSEKQLEEFASTKTKGKPEHVSK; this comes from the coding sequence ATGCCAGCCAAATCCAAGGCCCAGCAGAAGGCGGCAGGTGCCGCACTTTCAGCCAAACGCGGAGAGACGCCTAAGAAGGAGCTCAGGGGAGCTTCGAAGCAGATGGAAGAATCCATGAGTGAAAAACAACTCGAGGAATTTGCATCGACCAAGACCAAGGGCAAACCCGAGCATGTCTCCAAGTAG
- a CDS encoding entericidin domain-containing protein, with protein sequence MTTTAKIAAAFMVLLALSSCGNTIRGMGKDTANAVNATQDAGRSVDRAARK encoded by the coding sequence ATGACGACAACGGCCAAAATTGCCGCAGCCTTCATGGTTCTTCTTGCTCTTTCCTCCTGCGGCAACACGATCCGCGGTATGGGAAAAGATACGGCGAACGCCGTCAACGCCACCCAGGATGCAGGCCGCTCGGTCGACCGGGCTGCGAGGAAGTAA
- the greA gene encoding transcription elongation factor GreA — translation MAVAFTKEESFETASETLLPDRPISPHPNLVTEAGLRALELQFQQARAAYDTAIAIEDVNERRRQAANPLRDLRYLSARLRTAQLIPDPTSADVVAFGLTVTFTRDDGRVQTYRLVGEDEADPKAGSISYVSPVAQLLMGKAVGDVVETGGQELEIIAIS, via the coding sequence TTGGCTGTTGCCTTCACCAAGGAAGAGAGTTTCGAAACCGCTTCGGAAACCCTGTTACCGGATCGGCCAATTTCGCCGCATCCCAACCTCGTCACGGAAGCTGGATTGAGGGCTCTCGAACTGCAGTTTCAGCAGGCTCGTGCGGCCTATGATACGGCGATCGCCATCGAAGATGTAAATGAACGACGGCGCCAGGCTGCCAACCCCCTACGTGATCTCCGATACTTATCGGCCAGACTTCGCACGGCCCAGCTCATCCCTGACCCTACGTCAGCCGACGTGGTTGCCTTTGGCCTTACCGTCACTTTCACCCGCGACGACGGACGCGTGCAGACCTATCGGCTCGTCGGAGAAGACGAAGCAGATCCCAAGGCGGGATCGATTTCCTACGTCTCGCCGGTGGCGCAGCTGCTGATGGGCAAGGCTGTCGGCGATGTGGTGGAGACAGGCGGCCAGGAGCTGGAGATTATTGCCATTTCCTAG
- a CDS encoding cobyric acid synthase: MARTIMLQGTGSDVGKTVLVAGLCRLAANAGLTVRPFKPQNMSNNAAVADDGGEIGRAQWLQSMAARTPSSVHMNPVLLKPQSENGSQIIVQGRVFGQAKGRDYQRLKPQLLGAVLESFENVCAGADLVVVEGAGSPAEINLRTGDIANMGFATKAGVPVVLVGDINRGGVIASLVGTQAILDEGDRAMIAGYLINKFRGDVSLFDDGIRAIEGFTGWPCFGVVPWLQAATRLPAEDSVVLERLARSGTGALKIAVPMLPRIANFDDLDPLRAEADVELVFVRGGERLPADASLVILPGSKSTISDLADLRVQGWDRDLAAHVRRGGRVIGICGGYQMLGRTVRDPLGIEGGRIEAAGLALLDVETEMAPEKTVRNSQARSSEYDVSLAGYQIHLGVTRGPDCVRPSAIIDGAPDGALSADGRIMGTYLHGLFGSDAYRARLLQSFGLSGERRNYRDSVEQALDEIAGELERHLDPHWLAGLLG; encoded by the coding sequence ATGGCAAGAACGATCATGCTGCAGGGAACCGGCTCGGATGTCGGCAAGACGGTGTTGGTGGCGGGTCTCTGCCGGCTTGCGGCCAATGCCGGGCTCACCGTGCGGCCGTTCAAGCCGCAGAATATGTCGAACAACGCGGCGGTCGCCGATGACGGCGGTGAGATCGGCCGGGCGCAGTGGCTGCAGTCGATGGCTGCACGCACGCCCTCTTCGGTGCACATGAACCCGGTGCTGCTCAAGCCGCAATCGGAAAACGGCAGCCAGATCATCGTGCAGGGCAGGGTGTTCGGGCAGGCGAAGGGGCGGGATTATCAGCGGCTGAAGCCGCAACTGCTCGGTGCCGTGCTCGAAAGCTTCGAAAATGTGTGTGCGGGCGCCGATCTCGTCGTCGTCGAGGGTGCCGGCTCGCCGGCTGAAATCAATCTTAGGACCGGCGATATCGCCAATATGGGCTTTGCGACGAAGGCGGGCGTGCCCGTCGTGCTCGTCGGCGATATTAATCGCGGCGGCGTCATCGCCTCGCTGGTCGGCACGCAGGCGATTCTCGATGAGGGCGATCGAGCGATGATCGCAGGTTATCTCATCAACAAGTTCCGCGGCGACGTCTCGCTCTTCGACGACGGGATCCGCGCGATCGAAGGCTTCACCGGCTGGCCCTGCTTCGGCGTCGTGCCGTGGCTGCAGGCTGCCACGCGCCTGCCGGCCGAAGATTCGGTCGTGCTCGAACGGCTGGCGAGGAGCGGTACAGGGGCGCTGAAGATCGCCGTGCCGATGCTGCCGCGCATTGCCAATTTCGACGATCTCGATCCGCTGAGGGCGGAGGCGGATGTCGAGCTGGTCTTCGTCCGAGGGGGCGAACGGTTGCCTGCCGATGCGAGCCTGGTCATACTTCCCGGCTCGAAATCGACGATTTCGGATCTCGCCGATCTCCGTGTGCAAGGCTGGGACCGCGATCTTGCGGCGCATGTCCGGCGCGGTGGCCGGGTGATCGGTATTTGCGGCGGCTACCAGATGCTCGGTCGCACGGTACGCGATCCGCTCGGCATCGAAGGCGGGAGGATCGAGGCGGCGGGGCTTGCGCTGCTCGACGTCGAGACCGAGATGGCGCCTGAGAAAACCGTGCGCAACAGCCAAGCCCGTTCGAGCGAATACGACGTATCACTCGCCGGCTACCAGATCCATCTCGGCGTCACCCGCGGCCCGGATTGCGTCCGGCCGTCGGCGATCATCGACGGTGCACCCGACGGAGCGCTGTCGGCCGACGGGCGGATCATGGGCACCTATCTGCACGGGCTTTTCGGCAGCGACGCCTACCGCGCCCGGCTGCTTCAGAGCTTCGGCCTATCTGGCGAGCGGCGGAACTACCGTGACAGCGTCGAGCAGGCGCTCGACGAGATCGCCGGGGAATTGGAACGTCACCTCGATCCGCACTGGCTGGCGGGGCTGCTCGGTTAG
- a CDS encoding LysR family transcriptional regulator, with product MSLPFRRPIPLLDNDVLRTFVAIAETGNFSTAAEAVFRTPSAVSMQIKKLEEQLGATLFLRDARSVTLTRHGEMLLSYARNILALSNEAVSRFIMPELTGVVRLGAPEDIGERLLPRILKSFAESYPGIMVDVTIDMSVGLKKRMEEQRLDLALINCATRPFPTGGEVVFRERLVWAGARCGSAHRRDPLPISIWEDGCIWRQEALAQLERNKRPYRVAYLSGHTMAQRAAVLSDLAIAPLPLSYVSEDMSILGLQEGLPELGSFDIRLLTASQMSGPIETVADSIRGAFAERAKAVAA from the coding sequence ATGAGCCTTCCCTTTCGCCGTCCCATTCCTTTGCTTGACAACGATGTGCTGCGCACCTTCGTCGCCATTGCCGAGACGGGCAATTTTTCCACCGCCGCCGAAGCGGTGTTCCGCACGCCTTCGGCGGTTTCCATGCAGATCAAGAAGCTCGAGGAACAACTCGGCGCGACGCTGTTTTTGCGCGATGCCCGCTCGGTGACGCTGACGCGCCATGGCGAAATGCTGCTCTCCTACGCCCGCAATATTCTGGCCCTGTCGAACGAGGCGGTGTCGCGCTTCATCATGCCGGAACTGACCGGGGTCGTCAGGCTCGGTGCGCCGGAGGATATCGGCGAGCGGCTGTTGCCGAGAATCCTCAAGAGCTTTGCCGAAAGCTACCCCGGCATCATGGTCGACGTGACGATCGACATGAGCGTCGGGCTGAAGAAGCGCATGGAGGAGCAGAGGCTCGACCTGGCGCTGATCAACTGCGCGACCCGGCCGTTTCCGACCGGTGGCGAAGTCGTGTTCCGCGAGCGGCTGGTCTGGGCCGGCGCAAGGTGCGGCTCGGCGCATCGGCGCGATCCCCTGCCGATTTCGATCTGGGAGGATGGCTGCATCTGGCGGCAGGAGGCACTAGCCCAGCTTGAGCGCAACAAGCGGCCTTATCGCGTCGCCTATCTCAGCGGCCACACGATGGCGCAGCGCGCCGCCGTGCTTTCCGATCTCGCCATCGCGCCGCTGCCGCTCTCCTATGTCAGCGAGGACATGTCGATCCTCGGCCTGCAGGAAGGGCTGCCGGAGCTCGGCTCCTTCGATATCCGGCTGCTGACCGCCTCGCAGATGTCGGGACCGATCGAGACGGTGGCCGACAGCATCCGGGGCGCTTTTGCCGAGAGAGCGAAGGCTGTCGCCGCCTGA
- a CDS encoding efflux RND transporter periplasmic adaptor subunit produces the protein MSTPSRVAATLSLAVLLGGGGYWAGTNNLVSSLPFDLAVTALATPAPMAVPTGAIVYYRHPDGLPQFSPTPKNTDDSRPFVAVHASEDVSFEDEAKAPSSTKAADAAPTEPAKGRILYYRNPMGLPDTSKVPKKDSMGMDYIPVYEGEQSDASTVKVSLGKLQRTGVKTATAEMASVGRAVRVPGTVALDERLVSIISMRTDSFVDDVANVTTGDQIGKGEKLFRFYSREVATAASEYAAGLNGSRGNDEASALRLKNLGVPPEVIEGIARTRQVPTSMTYTAPRDGIILERTAAAGMMAKPGDVLFRIADVSNMWVIADVPEYDLASVAFGAKADITIRSLPGRTFRGTVDLVYPEVETQTRTTKVRIELSNPDGMLRANMYADVEIEAGAPNPVVAVPNSAVVDTGDRQVVFIDRGDGKFEPKDVTLGVRGDDSTEIRQGVAAGDKVVVSANFLLDAESNLNSALSAMTEEAKP, from the coding sequence TTGAGCACTCCATCGCGCGTGGCAGCCACGCTCTCCCTCGCCGTATTGCTCGGCGGGGGAGGCTATTGGGCTGGCACGAACAACCTGGTCTCGTCGCTTCCCTTCGATCTGGCCGTAACGGCGCTCGCCACGCCCGCGCCCATGGCCGTCCCAACCGGAGCGATCGTCTACTACCGCCATCCGGACGGGCTGCCGCAGTTCTCCCCGACCCCGAAGAACACCGACGACAGCCGTCCCTTCGTCGCCGTGCATGCAAGCGAGGACGTGAGCTTCGAGGACGAGGCGAAAGCCCCCTCATCTACCAAGGCGGCCGATGCCGCGCCGACAGAGCCTGCCAAAGGCCGCATCCTCTACTACCGCAATCCGATGGGCCTGCCCGACACCTCGAAGGTGCCGAAAAAGGACTCGATGGGCATGGACTACATTCCCGTCTACGAGGGCGAGCAGTCCGACGCCTCGACCGTCAAGGTCTCACTCGGCAAGCTGCAGCGCACGGGCGTGAAGACGGCAACCGCCGAGATGGCCAGCGTCGGCCGCGCGGTGCGCGTGCCGGGCACTGTGGCACTCGATGAGCGCCTTGTCAGCATCATCTCGATGCGGACGGATTCCTTCGTCGACGATGTCGCCAATGTCACGACGGGCGACCAAATCGGCAAGGGCGAGAAGCTCTTCCGCTTCTATTCCAGGGAAGTCGCGACGGCCGCCTCGGAATACGCTGCAGGCCTGAATGGCTCGCGTGGCAATGATGAAGCCTCGGCACTGCGCCTGAAGAATCTCGGCGTGCCGCCAGAGGTGATCGAAGGCATCGCGAGGACACGCCAGGTGCCGACGAGCATGACCTACACCGCCCCGCGCGATGGCATCATCCTCGAGCGCACGGCGGCTGCGGGCATGATGGCCAAGCCCGGCGACGTGCTGTTCCGCATCGCGGACGTTTCCAACATGTGGGTGATCGCTGACGTTCCCGAATACGATCTTGCCTCCGTCGCTTTTGGCGCGAAGGCGGATATTACGATCCGCAGCCTTCCCGGCAGGACTTTCCGCGGCACCGTCGACCTCGTCTATCCCGAGGTGGAGACGCAGACGCGCACGACCAAGGTCCGCATCGAACTTTCCAACCCCGACGGCATGCTGCGCGCCAACATGTATGCCGATGTCGAGATCGAGGCGGGCGCGCCGAATCCTGTCGTCGCCGTGCCCAACAGCGCCGTCGTCGACACGGGCGACCGTCAGGTCGTCTTCATCGACAGGGGCGACGGAAAATTCGAGCCGAAGGATGTGACCCTGGGCGTCCGCGGCGACGACAGCACGGAGATCCGGCAGGGCGTTGCCGCCGGCGACAAGGTCGTCGTCTCCGCCAACTTCCTTCTCGACGCCGAAAGCAACCTGAACTCGGCCCTCAGTGCCATGACCGAGGAGGCCAAGCCATGA
- a CDS encoding glycine betaine ABC transporter substrate-binding protein: MKTLLISAVFAAAFFSATAPAEAAECGKVSIAEMKWASAGIAANFDKIILEKGYGCSVTIVDGDTLPTFASMNEKNTPDIASEYWINSVRALLDQAINTGRLVQGAEILADGAVEGWFIPKFIADANPDIRSVEDALKHPELFPAEDNPSKGAVYNCPADWSCQISTTSLFKALAADKKGFELVETGSPQRLDASIARAFDNKIGWLGYYWAPTAILGKYDMTRLSFGVSHNKAEWDRCTAVAGCIRPQLNSYPVSRAFTLMTRSFASRAGPVTTYLKTRKWDNETINQVLAWQDENRESNEDAAIYFLRNYENLWMKWVPADVAEKVKASL, encoded by the coding sequence ATGAAGACGCTTTTGATTTCGGCCGTCTTTGCCGCGGCATTTTTTAGTGCGACCGCGCCGGCCGAAGCCGCCGAATGCGGCAAAGTTTCGATCGCCGAGATGAAATGGGCCTCGGCCGGCATTGCCGCAAACTTCGACAAGATCATCCTGGAAAAGGGCTACGGCTGTTCCGTCACCATCGTCGACGGCGACACCCTTCCGACCTTCGCCTCGATGAATGAGAAAAACACCCCCGATATCGCATCGGAATACTGGATCAACTCCGTCAGGGCCCTGCTCGATCAGGCCATCAACACCGGCCGGCTGGTGCAGGGCGCCGAGATACTCGCCGATGGCGCGGTCGAGGGTTGGTTTATCCCCAAATTCATTGCCGACGCCAATCCCGATATTCGCTCGGTCGAAGACGCGCTGAAGCACCCCGAACTCTTTCCTGCCGAGGATAATCCCTCCAAAGGCGCGGTTTACAACTGTCCCGCCGACTGGAGTTGCCAGATATCGACCACCAGCCTCTTCAAGGCCCTCGCCGCCGACAAAAAAGGCTTCGAACTTGTCGAGACCGGTAGTCCACAGCGGCTCGACGCCTCGATCGCCCGGGCTTTCGACAACAAGATTGGCTGGCTCGGTTATTACTGGGCGCCAACCGCCATCCTCGGCAAATACGACATGACGCGGCTGAGCTTCGGCGTCAGTCACAACAAGGCCGAATGGGATCGCTGCACTGCGGTGGCCGGCTGTATCAGGCCTCAGCTCAATTCCTATCCGGTCTCGCGCGCCTTCACGCTGATGACCAGGTCTTTCGCCAGCCGCGCCGGACCTGTCACGACCTATCTCAAGACCCGCAAATGGGACAATGAGACGATCAACCAGGTGCTCGCCTGGCAGGATGAAAATCGCGAAAGCAACGAGGATGCCGCCATCTATTTCCTGCGCAATTACGAGAACCTGTGGATGAAATGGGTGCCGGCCGATGTAGCCGAAAAAGTCAAAGCGAGCCTATAA